One genomic window of Dunckerocampus dactyliophorus isolate RoL2022-P2 chromosome 7, RoL_Ddac_1.1, whole genome shotgun sequence includes the following:
- the tent5aa gene encoding terminal nucleotidyltransferase 5A codes for MSEGDNSSTSSRLPETEGGSVSVLSWEQVQRLDAILTETIPIHGRGNFPTLQMQPRQIVKVVRSRMEEREIHVRDVRLNGSAASHILHEDSGLGFKDLDLIFCADMKGESDFQIVKDIVLDCLLDFLPDCVNKERISPLTLKEAYVQKMVKVCNDSDRWSLISLSNNRGKNVELKFVDSLRRQFEFSVDSFQIKLDSLLLFYECSENAMTATFHPTIMGESVYGDFGEALDHLRHKIICTRNPEEIRGGGLLKYCHLLVRGFQAASESEMKSLQRYMCSRFFIDFPDIGEQQRKLESYLQNHFVGLEDRKYDYLMTLHGVVNESTVCLMGHERRQTLGLIAMLAVRVLAEQNVIPNVANVTCYYQPAPYVADGNFSNYYIAQVQPVFACQQPAYSTWLPCN; via the exons ATGTCAGAGGGCGACAATAGCTCCACTAGCAGCCGCCTTCCTGAAACAGAAGGCGGCAGCGTCAGTGTCTTGAGCTGGGAGCAAGTGCAGCGCCTGGACGCCATCCTGACGGAGACGATCCCCATCCACGGACGAGGGAACTTCCCCACGCTGCAGATGCAACCCCGGCAGATTGTCAAAGTGGTGCGCAGCAGGATGGAGGAGAGAGAGATCCACGTCCGGGACGTCCGGTTAAACGGCTCTGCAGCCAGTCACATACTGCATGAAGACAGCGGACTGGGCTTCAAGGACCTTGACCTCATATTTTGTGCAGATATGAAAGGAGAAAGCGACTTCCAGATTGTGAAGGACATTGTTCTGGACTGTCTCCTGGACTTTTTACCCGACTGTGTGAATAAAGAGAGGATTAGCCCCTTAACTTTAAAG GAAGCCTACGTGCAGAAGATGGTGAAGGTGTGTAACGACTCGGACCGCTGGAGCCTCATCTCCCTCTCCAACAACCGGGGCAAGAACGTGGAGCTGAAGTTTGTGGACTCTCTTCGGCGTCAGTTTGAGTTCAGCGTGGACTCTTTCCAGATCAAGCTGGACTCCCTGCTGCTCTTCTACGAGTGCTCAGAGAATGCCATGACTGCTACGTTCCACCCCACCATCATGGGCGAGAGCGTGTACGGCGACTTCGGTGAAGCCCTGGATCACCTACGCCACAAGATCATCTGCACCCGGAACCCAGAGGAGATCCGAGGCGGCGGCCTGCTGAAGtactgccacctgctggtgAGGGGCTTCCAGGCCGCCTCGGAGTCCGAGATGAAGTCCCTTCAGCGTTACATGTGCTCACGCTTCTTCATTGACTTCCCTGACATCGGAGAGCAGCAGCGCAAGCTGGAGTCCTACCTTCAAAACCACTTTGTGGGCCTGGAGGACCGCAAGTATGACTACCTGATGACGCTCCATGGGGTGGTCAACGAGAGCACGGTGTGCCTCATGGGACATGAGAGGCGGCAGACTTTAGGGCTCATAGCCATGTTGGCGGTGCGCGTTCTGGCCGAGCAGAACGTTATTCCCAACGTGGCCAACGTCACCTGTTACTACCAACCGGCTCCGTATGTGGCAGACGGCAACTTCAGTAACTACTACATAGCACAGGTCCAGCCAGTGTTTGCCTGCCAGCAGCCTGCCTACTCCACCTGGCTGCCCTGTAACTGA